A genomic region of Mesorhizobium sp. NZP2077 contains the following coding sequences:
- a CDS encoding aldehyde dehydrogenase family protein, with translation MKQYSLIIDGARVDTAAYADVRNPSTGAVVGEMPLATPADLDHAVAAASAAFKGWSRSSEEERQAGCRAIAEKISDNSEELARLLTLEQGKPLGGLGSRFEIGGAIAWTRHTAELSLPIEVLQDNDQGRVEIHRKPIGVVGAITPWNWPVMIACWHIIPAVRTGNTVVIKPSPLTPLSTIRLVEIINEVLPAGVVNVVTGENSIGAALSGHLGVGKMTFTGSTETGKKVMASAVATLKRLTLELGGNDAGIVLPDADPAQIAEGLFWGAFINNGQTCAALKRLYVHDSIYEAVCEALSEYAARIIVGDGLDETSALGPIQNEAQFNKVRELIDDARAKGGRILTGGAPLDRPGYFYPVTLVADVTDGVRLVDEEQFGPALPIIRYSDIGEVIARANANPAGLGGSVWSSDPQKARHYARQLECGSVWINNHGAIQPNAPFGGVKQSGIGVEFGVDGLKEFTTIQTMLS, from the coding sequence GTGAAGCAGTATAGCCTGATCATCGATGGAGCGCGCGTCGATACTGCCGCGTATGCCGACGTACGCAATCCATCGACCGGCGCTGTCGTGGGGGAAATGCCGCTGGCAACGCCGGCGGATCTTGACCATGCCGTGGCCGCGGCGTCAGCGGCATTCAAGGGATGGAGCCGGAGTTCTGAAGAAGAACGGCAGGCCGGATGCCGCGCCATCGCGGAAAAGATTTCAGACAACAGCGAAGAGCTTGCCCGCCTTCTGACGCTGGAGCAGGGAAAGCCACTGGGTGGCCTCGGCTCGCGTTTCGAAATTGGAGGGGCGATCGCCTGGACCCGCCATACCGCCGAACTCAGCCTGCCCATCGAAGTGCTGCAGGACAACGACCAAGGTCGTGTCGAGATACATCGCAAGCCAATCGGTGTCGTTGGCGCCATTACGCCCTGGAACTGGCCGGTGATGATTGCCTGCTGGCATATCATTCCAGCAGTTCGTACCGGGAATACGGTCGTCATCAAGCCTTCACCCTTGACGCCGCTGTCGACGATCCGGCTGGTCGAAATTATCAATGAGGTGTTGCCCGCCGGCGTCGTCAACGTCGTCACCGGCGAGAATAGCATCGGCGCCGCTCTTTCCGGGCACTTAGGCGTCGGCAAGATGACCTTCACGGGATCGACCGAAACCGGAAAAAAAGTCATGGCGTCGGCGGTGGCGACGCTCAAGCGGCTGACGCTGGAACTCGGCGGCAACGATGCCGGCATCGTCCTTCCAGACGCTGATCCGGCACAGATCGCCGAAGGCTTGTTCTGGGGCGCCTTCATCAACAATGGCCAGACCTGCGCGGCCCTGAAGCGTCTCTATGTCCATGACAGCATCTACGAAGCGGTGTGCGAGGCGCTTAGCGAATACGCGGCGAGAATTATCGTAGGCGACGGCCTCGATGAAACCAGTGCGTTGGGTCCGATTCAAAACGAAGCGCAGTTTAACAAGGTGCGCGAGCTGATCGATGATGCGCGCGCCAAGGGTGGCCGCATCCTGACCGGTGGCGCCCCGCTTGACCGCCCCGGATATTTCTACCCGGTTACGCTCGTCGCCGATGTAACCGATGGCGTTCGCCTGGTGGATGAGGAGCAGTTCGGCCCGGCGCTTCCGATTATCCGTTACAGCGATATCGGTGAGGTAATTGCTCGCGCCAATGCCAATCCCGCCGGGCTTGGCGGCTCCGTCTGGTCATCCGATCCTCAGAAGGCGCGCCACTATGCGCGCCAGCTCGAATGCGGTTCCGTCTGGATCAACAATCACGGCGCCATCCAGCCAAACGCACCTTTCGGCGGCGTCAAGCAGTCAGGCATCGGCGTCGAGTTCGGCGTCGATGGGCTGAAGGAATTCACCACCATCCAAACCATGCTGAGCTGA
- a CDS encoding helix-turn-helix domain-containing protein — translation MELLKNQDLMQREWTPMPYDQWTNDLRSICGSFNPKAIEHNGVVTGAARRVDVCGMEFAHVSNDLDRVHRDWDDIRKDANEHLFLIMQLEGSCGVEHVGQQAVLDVGDCILVDSTRPTTFYFGGQFSNHLSLHLPRQIMYSASDVDFDIARKLEAFDPMAMMLRALVAKIMSTAQSDATSSNLRHLMFSATRQAFVSSGDTISALNDSTTRRLQLVDVLIDRHLTESDLCAKWLATRIGVSIRTLQEDFQGLGMTCTTVIRDKRLRFVREKIEQTKDQKGAKTIAEVAYSAGFNDISYFNRSFKELFDCVPTDLLRPVSAPGH, via the coding sequence TTGGAGCTACTCAAAAATCAAGACCTGATGCAAAGGGAATGGACCCCCATGCCCTACGATCAATGGACCAATGATCTGCGGTCGATTTGTGGCAGTTTCAATCCAAAGGCCATCGAGCACAACGGTGTCGTAACCGGCGCTGCCCGTCGGGTCGATGTGTGCGGCATGGAATTTGCCCACGTCTCCAACGATCTTGATCGCGTTCATCGTGATTGGGACGATATCCGCAAGGATGCCAATGAGCACCTCTTCCTCATCATGCAGCTCGAGGGCTCGTGTGGTGTAGAGCATGTTGGACAGCAGGCGGTCCTGGACGTCGGCGATTGCATCCTGGTGGATTCGACCCGGCCCACGACCTTTTATTTCGGCGGGCAGTTCAGCAATCATCTGTCGCTGCATCTGCCTCGCCAGATCATGTATTCCGCAAGCGACGTCGATTTTGATATCGCTCGCAAGCTGGAAGCCTTTGATCCGATGGCGATGATGCTGCGTGCGCTTGTCGCCAAGATCATGTCCACGGCCCAATCAGACGCCACCTCATCCAATCTGCGGCACCTGATGTTCAGCGCGACACGTCAGGCCTTCGTTTCGAGCGGCGATACGATATCGGCACTCAACGACAGCACCACACGGCGGCTTCAGTTGGTCGATGTCCTGATCGACAGGCACCTGACAGAAAGTGATCTGTGCGCCAAATGGCTGGCGACGCGCATCGGCGTGTCGATCCGCACGCTGCAGGAGGATTTTCAGGGACTGGGCATGACCTGCACCACGGTCATCCGTGACAAACGTTTGCGTTTCGTGCGCGAAAAGATAGAGCAGACCAAGGATCAGAAGGGTGCGAAGACCATCGCCGAAGTGGCGTATTCCGCCGGTTTCAACGATATCTCCTATTTCAATCGCAGCTTCAAGGAACTGTTCGACTGCGTGCCGACGGATCTGCTGAGGCCCGTATCGGCACCCGGGCATTAA
- a CDS encoding LysR family transcriptional regulator, whose translation MDLLKAMEVFVAVVENGSLISASITLNTSNAAVSRQLAGLEDHLGTRLLNRTTRRVWMTDAGEDFFRRAQQILSDVAEAEGRAGINTLEPKGVLRISAPLSFGISRLGRWLPDFVKRYPDLQLDLDLTDRMVDLAAEGIDVAVRITRQPASANVIVRKIAPIAMPVCAAPSYLKRKGRPSHPTELVNHDTMASPYMSSGDTWDLVDAQGGRSSVRIRPFIHSTNGDILREFMLAGLGVAIGPAFIVERDIAQGSIVPILEDWKIDGYNLYALYLTRKFLPAKVRVFIDYLTAMEGNVQL comes from the coding sequence ATGGATTTGCTGAAAGCGATGGAGGTGTTCGTTGCCGTGGTGGAAAATGGCAGCCTCATCAGCGCATCAATCACTCTCAACACGTCCAACGCGGCCGTTTCCCGGCAGTTGGCAGGCCTCGAGGATCATCTGGGTACACGGCTTCTGAATCGAACCACGCGCCGTGTCTGGATGACCGATGCTGGAGAGGACTTCTTCCGTCGCGCGCAGCAGATCCTGAGCGATGTCGCAGAGGCCGAGGGACGTGCGGGGATCAACACTCTCGAGCCAAAGGGTGTTCTGCGCATCAGTGCCCCGCTGTCTTTCGGAATCAGCAGACTAGGGCGATGGCTGCCGGATTTCGTCAAACGCTATCCCGATTTGCAGCTCGATCTTGATTTGACCGACCGGATGGTCGATCTGGCGGCCGAGGGGATTGATGTGGCGGTCCGCATTACTCGCCAGCCAGCGTCTGCCAATGTCATAGTCCGCAAGATTGCCCCCATAGCCATGCCGGTCTGCGCAGCCCCGTCGTATCTCAAGCGAAAGGGTCGCCCGAGTCATCCGACCGAGCTCGTCAATCACGACACGATGGCCTCCCCCTATATGTCCAGCGGCGACACTTGGGATCTGGTTGATGCGCAAGGCGGTAGGTCGTCGGTGCGTATCCGCCCTTTTATTCATTCTACAAACGGCGACATTTTGCGTGAATTTATGCTGGCAGGCTTAGGCGTAGCCATCGGACCAGCCTTCATTGTGGAGAGAGACATCGCTCAGGGCTCAATCGTCCCAATTCTCGAAGACTGGAAGATCGATGGGTACAACTTGTATGCGCTCTATCTCACACGCAAGTTCCTGCCTGCGAAAGTCAGGGTCTTCATTGATTATCTTACTGCCATGGAAGGGAATGTTCAGCTGTAG
- a CDS encoding extracellular solute-binding protein — MRYTPASVALVLTAALFGAPAFAQTAGGNFARPPQTLEKDVVPVSSTSIASEDAQLQQLYQKAISEGGVLTVYAGGDKPGQWDYLKKAFVKRFPQIQLEIVVDFSKVHDARIDTQITEHKVVADVVHFQTIDDFPRWKKEGVLAKYKPVGWDKIYRQLKDPDGYYTGLLFPAFANVVATSLGKNAPVEAEDFLRPEFKDKLVFTYPNDDDAVLFYFKNLTDKYGFDYLKKLLAQNPKFVRGTQDSADLVGTGGYVANFGSAGSASGLSKTSIPTHSPWVAWPQTGAILKDAPHPAAAKLYLSWLLSHQAQQQEIGTWSVRSDVAPPAGRKGIFDYENMNPLGLGTFMKDRAALDVYKARITLLVGDVQGVNPSDPKGVLGLFPLNQDGKQAP, encoded by the coding sequence ATGAGATACACACCTGCATCCGTGGCGCTGGTCCTGACGGCCGCATTGTTCGGCGCGCCAGCATTTGCCCAGACCGCCGGGGGCAATTTCGCCCGACCCCCTCAAACTTTAGAGAAGGACGTTGTTCCAGTGTCCAGTACCAGCATTGCTAGCGAAGATGCGCAACTGCAGCAACTCTACCAGAAGGCCATCAGCGAAGGTGGCGTCCTGACTGTCTACGCCGGTGGCGACAAACCCGGCCAATGGGACTATCTCAAGAAGGCGTTCGTGAAGCGGTTTCCGCAAATTCAGCTCGAAATCGTCGTCGACTTTAGCAAGGTCCACGATGCTCGCATCGATACCCAGATCACTGAGCACAAGGTCGTTGCGGACGTCGTTCACTTCCAGACAATAGATGACTTCCCTCGCTGGAAGAAAGAAGGTGTACTGGCCAAGTACAAGCCGGTTGGCTGGGATAAGATCTATCGACAGCTCAAAGATCCGGACGGCTACTACACCGGCCTCCTATTTCCAGCCTTTGCCAACGTCGTCGCCACGTCGCTGGGCAAAAACGCGCCAGTCGAGGCGGAGGATTTCCTCAGACCTGAATTCAAGGACAAGCTGGTTTTCACATACCCGAATGACGATGATGCCGTTCTCTTCTACTTCAAGAACCTCACCGACAAATACGGTTTCGACTATCTGAAAAAGCTGCTCGCCCAAAATCCGAAGTTTGTCCGCGGCACACAAGACTCCGCCGACTTGGTAGGCACAGGCGGCTACGTGGCAAACTTCGGCTCCGCCGGAAGCGCCAGCGGCTTGTCCAAGACCAGCATCCCCACACACTCACCTTGGGTTGCCTGGCCCCAGACAGGCGCAATACTGAAAGACGCTCCACATCCAGCGGCTGCCAAGCTCTACCTCAGCTGGCTGCTCTCACATCAAGCGCAGCAGCAAGAAATCGGAACCTGGAGCGTCCGTTCCGACGTTGCGCCGCCTGCCGGCCGCAAGGGTATCTTTGACTACGAAAACATGAACCCGCTCGGCCTCGGCACGTTCATGAAGGATCGCGCGGCGCTTGACGTCTATAAGGCGCGCATCACCCTTCTGGTCGGTGACGTGCAGGGCGTAAACCCGTCGGACCCAAAGGGCGTGCTCGGCCTCTTTCCGCTGAACCAGGACGGCAAGCAGGCCCCCTGA